A single window of Mugil cephalus isolate CIBA_MC_2020 chromosome 1, CIBA_Mcephalus_1.1, whole genome shotgun sequence DNA harbors:
- the tmem179ba gene encoding transmembrane protein 179B → MMAPPVLLLLELVLYVSCFVCGIVTAASITIVQGDFGGRCMLYGIVNYNATAKLIGVQSSSSPSLCYFASAISILVAVMCFSLSLYWGYTLCFDTDQRRERMSMNVVVVLCGVFLFFLLITGCMLKIGRDSLCSSITKTVTNITSCEQAQTLKWAIPRSGGPFFSGLQKAETAVWVNFFFWIIIGVLVFVQRRQSSKVIAGGGPGAGLFGGDSGVTPEETEPFFNNPARPQ, encoded by the exons ATGATGGCGCCgccggtgctgctgctgctggagctggttCTGTACGTCAGCTGCTTCGTCTGCGGGATAGTCACCGCCGCGTCCATCACCATCGTCCAG ggTGACTTTGGGGGTCGGTGTATGCTGTACGGAATAGTCAACTACAATGCCACAGCTAAACTCATCGGAGTCCAGAGCTCCAGCTCCCCTTCTCTGTGCTACTTTGCCTCCGCCATATCCATCCTGGTGGCAGTGATGTGCTTCTCCCTGTCCCTGTACTGGGGATACACCCTCTGCTTCGACACGGACCAAAGAAG GGAGCGCATGTCGATGAACGTGGTCGTGGTCCTGTGCGGCGTCTTCCTGTTCTTCCTGCTCATCACGGGCTGCATGCTGAAGATCGGCCGGGACTCGCTCTGCTCCTCCATCACCAAAACCGTTACCAACATCACCAG CTGTGAACAAGCTCAGACTTTAAAATGGGCCATTCCGCGCAGCGGAGGACCGTTCTTCAGCGGCCTACAAAAAGCAGAG ACGGCCGTGTGggtcaacttcttcttctggatcATCATCGGGGTCCTGGTGTTCGTCCAGAGGCGTCAGAGCTCCAAGGTGATCGCGGGAGGAGGACCGGGCGCGGGGCTTTTCGGGGGCGACTCGGGGGTGACGCCGGAAGAGACCGAGCCGTTCTTCAACAACCCCGCGAGGCCGCAGTGA
- the prox3 gene encoding prospero homeobox 3 isoform X2 encodes MDSPPDVFDDSAPQIHNFTPTLNSTDLSGVHPQGGAGRPAAAAAAFRPPGFPLIHHLLQPGGGGSRRIGGLLNTSLSRHLEDRNLEEEAERDGRSELEVEAGEEGVMDGEESLLGVKKRHNDAALMAEWSQDILKVKRMKLEGRHRDGEAEDGGKRREGGKEGRRREREELKEQLEEARERLQALQEKVWRAFGEKHLVDEEKKRRCGNGGGAGGGGDVDEGIMEEEEDIAEGMYDEEDIDGGVMEKESFSLLSASPFNSFHKRKEEKGRDGRAEKARGLHLEGVMEGAGLWLDCGGLVRGDWDGGMEDEGEEGGQKFAQALKLELGSAVARVIDRVLRLYTEMTDFAPSSPPAAISFLPSETGGADGGKERGVWMGLLTSGRRDAARGREEKAGGQDGDREKQKALPPGPPADLAVPLAARRSPDTRKAYPLLGPPPLSTHPNLSLHHPSLPRPPPLSHPPILPPTSQPKDPSSSSFHPSSSSSSSSSSSFPAPHPPPPPPPPPPPPPLPLPLLHYSMQQLFSRSLHHPQLPHLPPSRKDYLNSDPFLEFSSHHPASHHHPSFPPLPLLGHLDPSLGRHPHGGRERERGMRGDGGMRGGGGMDGGDLYLTAGGTQEGLSPCHLKKAKLMFFYTRYPSSNTLKTYFPDVKFNRCVTSQMIKWFSNFREFFYIQMERFARQAVREALTRDGAPRLGRESQLRVGRDTELYRILNMHYNKSNIYQVPERFIEVAEVALREFYSAIWTGRDSDPCWKKGIYKIICKLDSPLPDAFRLPGCPVG; translated from the exons atgGATTCACCCCCAGATGTCTTTGACGATTCTGCTCCTCAGATACATAACTTTACTCCCACACTCAACTCGACGGACCTCTCTGGAGTTCACCCTCAGGGCGGCGCCGGTCgccccgctgctgctgctgccgcatTCAGACCTCCTGGCTTCCCCCtcatccaccacctcctccagccgGGCGGAGGAGGATCCAGGAGGATCGGGGGGCTGCTCAACACAAGCCTGAGCAGGCACCTGGAAGACCGAAACctggaagaagaagcagagagagacggGCGGAgcgagctggaggtggaggccGGCGAGGAGGGGGTGATGGACGGAGAGGAGAGCTTGCTGGGGGTGAAGAAGAGGCACAACGACGCCGCCCTCATGGCCGAGTGGAGCCAGGACATACTGAAGGTGAAGCGGATGAAGCTGGAGGGCCGTCACAGAGACGGGGAGGCGGAGGACGGGGGGAAGAGGCgcgagggagggaaggagggacggaggagagagagggaggagctgaaggagcagctggaagAGGCGAGGGAGAGGCTGCAGGCGCTGCAGGAGAAAGTTTGGAGGGCTTTTGGGGAAAAGCACCTGGTGgacgaggagaagaaaagaaggtgTGGAAACGGCGGCGGGGCcggcggaggaggagacgtAGATGAGGGCAtaatggaggaagaggaggacattgCCGAGGGGATGTACGACGAAGAGGACATTGACGGTGGGGTGATGGAGAAGGAGTCGTTCTCCCTCCTCTCCGCGTCTCCTTTTAACAGTTTTCACAAGCGCAAAGAGGAAAAGGGCAGAGATGGGCGGGCGGAGAAGGCGAGGGGGCTGCACCTGGAGGGCGTGATGGAGGGAGCCGGGTTGTGGTTGGACTGCGGGGGACTGGTGAGGGGAGACTGGGACGGGGGGATGGAGGAcgagggggaggagggcggGCAGAAGTTCGCCCAGGCGCTGAAGCTGGAGCTGGGCAGCGCCGTGGCCCGGGTCATCGACCGAGTCCTCCGCCTCTACACCGAGATGACGGACTTCGCGCCGTCCTCCCCGCCCGCCGCCATCTCCTTCCTCCCGTCCGAGACGGGGGGGGCCGACGGCGGGAAGGAGCGGGGGGTGTGGATGGGGCTCTTGACGAGCGGGAGGCGGGACGCGgcgagggggagggaggagaaggcgGGGGGGCAGGACGGAGACAGGGAGAAGCAGAAGGCGCTGCCTCCCGGGCCGCCGGCGGATCTCGCCGTGCCGCTGGCCGCCCGGAGGTCACCTGACACGCGGAAGGCCTACCCGCTCCTCGGCCCGCCTCCTCTCTCCACTCACCCGaacctctccctccatcacccCTCCTTaccccgcccccctcctctttcACACCCTCCCATCCTGCCCCCAACTTCACAACCCAAAgatccctcctcttcctctttccatccgtcgtcctcctcctcttcttcctcctcgtcctccttccccgcaccccaccctccccctccccctccgccGCCCCCTCCCCCGCCGCCTCTCCCCCTCCCGTTGCTCCACTACTCCATGCAGCAGCTCTTCTCCCGCTCGCTCCACCACCCCCAGCTCCCCCACCTGCCCCCGTCCCGCAAGGACTATTTGAACTCCGACCCGTTCCTGGAGTTCTCGTCCCATCACCCAGCgtcccaccaccacccctccttccccccgCTCCCCCTGCTCGGCCACCTGGACCCGTCGCTGGGGCGCCACCCGCACggaggcagggagagggagagagggatgagggGGGACGGCGGcatgagaggagggggagggatggACGGAGGAGACCTCTACCTGACAGCTGGAGGA ACCCAGGAGGGCCTGTCTCCTTGCCACCTGAAGAAAGCCAAGCTCATGTTCTTCTACACCCGCTACCCCAGCTCCAACACGCTCAAGACCTACTTCCCTGACGTCAAG TTTAACCGCTGCGTGACCTCCCAGATGATTAAATGGTTCAGTAACTTCAGGGAGTTCTTCTACATCCAGATGGAGCGCTTTGCACGGCAGGCTGTCCGCGAGGCTCTCACACG GGACGGCGCGCCTCGTCTGGGCCGCGAGAGTCAGCTGCGAGTGGGTCGCGACACCGAGCTGTACCGCATCCTGAACATGCACTACAACAAAAGCAACATCTACCAG GTTCCAGAGAGGTTCATCGAGGTGGCCGAGGTGGCTCTGAGAGAGTTTTACTCCGCCATCTGGACGGGGAGAGACAGCGACCCCTGCTGGAAGAAGGGAATATATAAAATCATCTGTAAACTCGACAGTCCTCTGCCGGATGCGTTCAGGCTGCCGGGCTGTCCCGTCGGCTGA
- the prox3 gene encoding prospero homeobox 3 isoform X1, which produces MDSPPDVFDDSAPQIHNFTPTLNSTDLSGVHPQGGAGRPAAAAAAFRPPGFPLIHHLLQPGGGGSRRIGGLLNTSLSRHLEDRNLEEEAERDGRSELEVEAGEEGVMDGEESLLGVKKRHNDAALMAEWSQDILKVKRMKLEGRHRDGEAEDGGKRREGGKEGRRREREELKEQLEEARERLQALQEKVWRAFGEKHLVDEEKKRRCGNGGGAGGGGDVDEGIMEEEEDIAEGMYDEEDIDGGVMEKESFSLLSASPFNSFHKRKEEKGRDGRAEKARGLHLEGVMEGAGLWLDCGGLVRGDWDGGMEDEGEEGGQKFAQALKLELGSAVARVIDRVLRLYTEMTDFAPSSPPAAISFLPSETGGADGGKERGVWMGLLTSGRRDAARGREEKAGGQDGDREKQKALPPGPPADLAVPLAARRSPDTRKAYPLLGPPPLSTHPNLSLHHPSLPRPPPLSHPPILPPTSQPKDPSSSSFHPSSSSSSSSSSSFPAPHPPPPPPPPPPPPPLPLPLLHYSMQQLFSRSLHHPQLPHLPPSRKDYLNSDPFLEFSSHHPASHHHPSFPPLPLLGHLDPSLGRHPHGGRERERGMRGDGGMRGGGGMDGGDLYLTAGGVYTQEGLSPCHLKKAKLMFFYTRYPSSNTLKTYFPDVKFNRCVTSQMIKWFSNFREFFYIQMERFARQAVREALTRDGAPRLGRESQLRVGRDTELYRILNMHYNKSNIYQVPERFIEVAEVALREFYSAIWTGRDSDPCWKKGIYKIICKLDSPLPDAFRLPGCPVG; this is translated from the exons atgGATTCACCCCCAGATGTCTTTGACGATTCTGCTCCTCAGATACATAACTTTACTCCCACACTCAACTCGACGGACCTCTCTGGAGTTCACCCTCAGGGCGGCGCCGGTCgccccgctgctgctgctgccgcatTCAGACCTCCTGGCTTCCCCCtcatccaccacctcctccagccgGGCGGAGGAGGATCCAGGAGGATCGGGGGGCTGCTCAACACAAGCCTGAGCAGGCACCTGGAAGACCGAAACctggaagaagaagcagagagagacggGCGGAgcgagctggaggtggaggccGGCGAGGAGGGGGTGATGGACGGAGAGGAGAGCTTGCTGGGGGTGAAGAAGAGGCACAACGACGCCGCCCTCATGGCCGAGTGGAGCCAGGACATACTGAAGGTGAAGCGGATGAAGCTGGAGGGCCGTCACAGAGACGGGGAGGCGGAGGACGGGGGGAAGAGGCgcgagggagggaaggagggacggaggagagagagggaggagctgaaggagcagctggaagAGGCGAGGGAGAGGCTGCAGGCGCTGCAGGAGAAAGTTTGGAGGGCTTTTGGGGAAAAGCACCTGGTGgacgaggagaagaaaagaaggtgTGGAAACGGCGGCGGGGCcggcggaggaggagacgtAGATGAGGGCAtaatggaggaagaggaggacattgCCGAGGGGATGTACGACGAAGAGGACATTGACGGTGGGGTGATGGAGAAGGAGTCGTTCTCCCTCCTCTCCGCGTCTCCTTTTAACAGTTTTCACAAGCGCAAAGAGGAAAAGGGCAGAGATGGGCGGGCGGAGAAGGCGAGGGGGCTGCACCTGGAGGGCGTGATGGAGGGAGCCGGGTTGTGGTTGGACTGCGGGGGACTGGTGAGGGGAGACTGGGACGGGGGGATGGAGGAcgagggggaggagggcggGCAGAAGTTCGCCCAGGCGCTGAAGCTGGAGCTGGGCAGCGCCGTGGCCCGGGTCATCGACCGAGTCCTCCGCCTCTACACCGAGATGACGGACTTCGCGCCGTCCTCCCCGCCCGCCGCCATCTCCTTCCTCCCGTCCGAGACGGGGGGGGCCGACGGCGGGAAGGAGCGGGGGGTGTGGATGGGGCTCTTGACGAGCGGGAGGCGGGACGCGgcgagggggagggaggagaaggcgGGGGGGCAGGACGGAGACAGGGAGAAGCAGAAGGCGCTGCCTCCCGGGCCGCCGGCGGATCTCGCCGTGCCGCTGGCCGCCCGGAGGTCACCTGACACGCGGAAGGCCTACCCGCTCCTCGGCCCGCCTCCTCTCTCCACTCACCCGaacctctccctccatcacccCTCCTTaccccgcccccctcctctttcACACCCTCCCATCCTGCCCCCAACTTCACAACCCAAAgatccctcctcttcctctttccatccgtcgtcctcctcctcttcttcctcctcgtcctccttccccgcaccccaccctccccctccccctccgccGCCCCCTCCCCCGCCGCCTCTCCCCCTCCCGTTGCTCCACTACTCCATGCAGCAGCTCTTCTCCCGCTCGCTCCACCACCCCCAGCTCCCCCACCTGCCCCCGTCCCGCAAGGACTATTTGAACTCCGACCCGTTCCTGGAGTTCTCGTCCCATCACCCAGCgtcccaccaccacccctccttccccccgCTCCCCCTGCTCGGCCACCTGGACCCGTCGCTGGGGCGCCACCCGCACggaggcagggagagggagagagggatgagggGGGACGGCGGcatgagaggagggggagggatggACGGAGGAGACCTCTACCTGACAGCTGGAGGA GTGTACACCCAGGAGGGCCTGTCTCCTTGCCACCTGAAGAAAGCCAAGCTCATGTTCTTCTACACCCGCTACCCCAGCTCCAACACGCTCAAGACCTACTTCCCTGACGTCAAG TTTAACCGCTGCGTGACCTCCCAGATGATTAAATGGTTCAGTAACTTCAGGGAGTTCTTCTACATCCAGATGGAGCGCTTTGCACGGCAGGCTGTCCGCGAGGCTCTCACACG GGACGGCGCGCCTCGTCTGGGCCGCGAGAGTCAGCTGCGAGTGGGTCGCGACACCGAGCTGTACCGCATCCTGAACATGCACTACAACAAAAGCAACATCTACCAG GTTCCAGAGAGGTTCATCGAGGTGGCCGAGGTGGCTCTGAGAGAGTTTTACTCCGCCATCTGGACGGGGAGAGACAGCGACCCCTGCTGGAAGAAGGGAATATATAAAATCATCTGTAAACTCGACAGTCCTCTGCCGGATGCGTTCAGGCTGCCGGGCTGTCCCGTCGGCTGA